The genomic DNA GCaagtccatgaaacagactcAAGTCAAGGGTAAGCTAGGAAGGGTATGTTAGGAAGTCAACCAATAGTGAATTAAGAGTGTCACAACCAGATATTTGGTCAAGAAACAAACAATCTTtctataaatactttgtaattgtttttaattttaataCGAACACTCCCTCTTCCAACTTCCGCTTTTTAAGAATAGTCAGTCAGATAATTTTTGGTGTAAATGCCTCTGTTGCAAATCATGGGTGCTATTTTGTGTGATAGACACGTCCGTCGggagagacctccatcacctgtgcccacttgtgtgtccaCGAAGAGTGACCGGTCAAAAGATCACCACATCAACTTTCAAAATGAAGATGGTCCAGATGCACCAAGGCaagtccatgaaacagactcATGTCAAGGGTATGCTAGGAAGGGTATGTTAGGAAGTCAACATATAATCAATTTTAGAATCAAGCTGATATTtagtcaagaaaaaaaaaactcagataATTCTAGGAGCTCATTGGCGTACTCATGGGTGCTATTTTCTAATAGACAAATCTATCAGGAGAGATCTTCGTCACCTACACCCACtggtgtgtccatgaagagggGCCAGTCAGAGGAGTGACTAATTAACTTCCAACTTATGAAGTTAAAGCTTAAAAAGCTGTACTGTCACGATAGTCAACATGAAGTGCATTGACAAGAGATATTGCGCCAGGAAATAAAGAATCTCTCAGCAAAGCTTTAGAGATAAATTTAGACCCAATAAAGTATTTGTGAAGTATACAATCAGACTACAAATCCTAAAAGATCAAATTACAAAATGTCTGAAATAAGTCATTACAGCATAGAACAGACAGAACGAGTGCAGACTCAGAGGGAAAGAATcttagagggaaaaaaacatctggATACATTTTCTTCATGAAAGGCACATGATGCAGGTTTTTAACAggttttgagatatggtttcgGAATAAGCACATCTTTTGTTTTCATAAGCCACTCAGTCACTAGGTTTCTGATGTAGGCTTGAAACCCTTAGGAAAACCCTGAGGTAAGACCAGGTTTTACAGCACAGTGTTGCCAAATATATCACCAAAgtacatcagttagcaagctgAGTAGTTTTTATCAGGGTCAACTGTGCTTTTGTTGATGTTTAAAGGGTAGATGTTTAAAGGTTTGCTCCCTAGTTAAAGACAATACTCCTCACTTTGATTTTCCATCCCCAGAAGCCAAATGGAGGAATGTAACCCAGATGCTGTCAGTGACCAGTTCACCCAGAGTCAACATGGGGATCTGAAGCACATATTCCAGGTTTGATGCAGACATTTAATGCAGTGCTGCTATGGAGTATATGTTCATAATTAGTCATATATACCACCACTCAAAAGTGTGGAGTGACTCACTAATGACtcccatctttatcacacacacacacacacacacacaatataaacaaaGAAACATTGACAGTAACATTTTATTATCTAAAAGGAAACAGAATatgtgtccttttctctctactgtctgtcaggctaaactaaagtgagtatcacaagaccaagtACTGACTGCTGACAGGGAATTTTCATGTTCcttctcactcgctcacacacacacgcacacacacacacaaccacacacacacacacctacctctcAATCTTTGTCAGGTAGGCCAATGAAGAGCTCCCCGATTCGGTGGCCAGAAACTTGAGCTCTGGTAGACGCAACTCCTGAACTCTGACCCTAAGGTCTATGGTGCTccacaaccctaaccctatagcAATAACAACAACTCCTGAACTCTGACCCCAAGGTGTAGGTGCTccacaaccctaaccctatagcAATAACAACAACTCCTGAACTCTGACCCCAAGGTCTATGGTGCTccacaaccctaaccctatagcAATAACAACAACTCCTGAACTCTAGTTTTCTAGTTCACAGCAATGGAGAAAACTGCACACGAGAGAACAGCCagtgattcaattcaattcaattcaattgtatttatatagcgccataacaatacaattgtctctaggcgctttacagatcccagagcctgaacccccttagtgcaagcacattggcaacacgggcaagaaaaaactccctgttagtcaggaaggaaccttaagcagaaccacggcacataaggggggacccatctgcttgaggtcggccgggtggagataggccCCGAAACAAATGCCCACCAACAAAAATGCTCTCCCTCCCTTGGAGAGAGAACATTCCTGCTAGTAGACATCCACCCCAGAACCAGACAAGGAGACACCCCCGGGTAgcagatttacagtaggcaacatggccattttatcagtattattataagcattagcgatgtgatatgagaggagagggagggagagagagagcgagagagagagggagaggggctgcctggctaggtgtaagggaatattatttaatatattatttagattttagatGATGGTTACAGTACCAGTGAATCCACTGCAGTCTCCTTGCTCTTGGGAGGTTAGCCTATGACCAGTTAGAGAAGGGCAGTCTGATCTTTCATGAAGAAGACCTGACtggcattgatgtcagagaAGCAGTTCACATTGGCATTATCACCCAGACTTTTAGAGAGGGATCAGTACTTTaccaggaaaagatgttaatgTTCAACAAATACATATAAGAGATAAAGTGGGCTGCTGTGAGTTCATATTTAATATATCTGACAGACAAGCGTTCatataatgtattattatatatgtctatgaatTGATCCTATGGGAAAATGTACTGAGcgattattttttaaatatggtCATAGGCTCCATCGTCTGTCTCATGTAAGAAGGGCTCAGTCCTTTTTTCCATTCCTTTGTTCATTTGTAATGTCCTGCAACATTGTTAACATATAGTCATGGGTTACATAAGGCTCCATTGTTAACATGTAGTCATGGGTTACATAAGGATCCACTGTCTGTCTAAATGTTCTGCAACATTGTTAACATGTAGTCATGGGTTACATAAGGATCCATTGTTAACATGTAGTCATGGGTTACATAAGGCTCCATTGTTAACATGTAGTCATGGGTTACATAAGGATCCATTGTTAACATGTAGTCATGGGTTACATAAGGATCCACTGTCTGTCTAAATGTTCTGCAACATTGTTAACATGTAGTCATGGGTTACATAAGGATCCATTGTTAACATGTAGTCATGGGTTACATAAGgctccactgtctgtctgaatgttcTTCACTGGTCATGCAGTAGTTTTTAATCTCATTACTCTCTCCCAGGGTCCAGCTGCCAACTGTAGTTGACATCTCTACCCTATATATAGTTCATTCAGCAGCATGTTTCTACAGTGTTCTTAAACAGATGTACACCACAACAAATCCAATACCAGCCATGATGATATACGCATAAACCATATTAATATGTGTGGAGGGTTAGCTACCTGGCATTCTGTTATTATTTGttgtctcactctttcacagaggacttttaatattgtaatGATGCTAatacatgcagtgtaatagaaTATGTCACACTGAGAATCCTTAAGAAATAGAACATTACTTTGTACTTACATATACCAGGTTTAGGGTTAAGGTAAATGCAAGTAGTGTATCAGTGCTCTGTAATGCAATACACTACTTACTTTTTCACAGAGGCCTTTTAATATTGCAATGCCACTAATGAATGCAGTGTAATAAAATATGTCATACTGAGAATCATTAAGTAATAGAACATTACTTTGTGCTTACAGTACATATACCAGGTTTAGGGTTAAGGTAAATGTAAGTAGTGTATCTGTGCTCTGTAATGCACTATAAAGCGTAACCAGATATTTGTGCTTTAGGTGTTAGAGAAGAAGATCATCACCTTGGTGAAGAATGAGCTGAAGAGATTCAAGAGGATGCTGAGTCCAGATTACCAAGAGAACTTTGAGAgtaaagaggaggatgagagtgaaGCCAGAGAAGCGGCTCTGAAGATGGCACTGCACTTCCTTAGGAATATGAAGCTGAAAGATCTCGCTGACAAActgcaacaaagtaaaacatcttcatatttgtttattttcatcaatAAGTTACATCACCAAATAGAAACATAGGAATAAATTGTCCTCAGTGTTAGTGGCTTAGGAAACATGATTATGTTCTGTTTTTCTTACATAGGTGAGCTATCTGTTCAGACTGAGctgaaaagaaatctcaagaaGAAGTACCAGAGTGTGTTTGAAGGAATATCCAAGCAAGGAAGCTCTGCTCTTCTAGAAAAGATCTACACAGaggtctacatcacagagggaggaagtggaaaagTAAATGAAGAACATGAAGTCAGACAGATTGAGTCAAGATCCAAGAGACCAGCTGGACAGGAGACATCAATCAgatgcagtgacatctttaaacccTTACCTGGCCAAGACAAACCAATCAGAAGTGTCGTCACAAAAGGAGTTGCTGGCATTGGTAAAACTGTCTCAGTTCAGAAGTTCATCCTGGACTGGGCAGAGCGAACAGAAAACCAGGATATCCATGTCATATTTCCACTGCTTTTTAGGGAGCTCAACctcatgagagaaaaaaagctctCTTTGATGGATCTCCTCCACCACTTTTTCACAGAAATAAAGCAGTTAACTTTTCTCAGCCAAGGGAAGTACAAGGTgttgttcatctttgatggcCTGGATGAATGTCGACTCCAACTAGACTTTCAGAATAATGAAAGTTTGACTGATGTGACAGAGGTCACCTCATTGGACGTACTCCTGACAAATGTCATCAAGGGTAAtctgctcccctctgctttactttggattacctctcgaccagcagcagccaatcaaatcccgCCTGAGTGTGTGGACCGGGTCACAGAGGTACAAGGgttcaatgacccacagaaggaggagtactTCAGAAAGAGGATCAGTGATCAGAATCTTGCCAGCAGAGTCGTCTCTCACATCAAATTATCAAGGAGCCTTCACATTATGTGCCACATACCAGTGTTCTGCTGGATTGCTGCTACTGTCCTTGCAGTAATTCTTGGCTCTTCAGGAGGTGGACAGATTCCAAAGACTTTGACAGAGATGTATACCTATTTCCTTATTTTCCAAACCAAACAGAGGAGCTTAAAGTTTGAAAATGTGCAGGACCTTGATCCACAGTGGAACCAGGAAGTTATCCTTGGTCTTGGAAAGTTGGCATATGAACAGTTAGAAAAGGGTAATCTGATTTTCTATGAAGAAGACCTAAAAGAGTCtggcattgatgtcagagaGGCAGCAGTATGTTCTGGCATCTGCTCCCAGATCTTTCGAGAAGAATCAGGGCTTTATCAAGGAAAGGTTTTCTGCTTTGTGCATTTAAGTGTCCAGGAGTATCTTGCagctttgtatgtgtttttgatgATGGCAGTTAATGGGAAAGACATAATATCCAGACACCAAGCTCCTGAAAAATCCACTCATCTTTGGAAAAGGATATTGAATGTGTCTCCTTCAATGGAGGAATCCATGATCATCTTACACAAGAGTGCTGTGGACAAAGCATTGGAGCATGAAGATGGACGCTTTGACCTATTCCTCCGTTTccttcttggcctctctctgaAGTGTAACCAGACTCTCTTGCATGGCCTAATACAGAGAGGACGAAATAAGAAGGGCAATGAAGAAACAATCAGTTACATTAAGGAAAAGATCAGGGAGGTTCCTTCATCAGAAAGGGTCATcaacctcttccactgtctgaatgaaCTCAATGATCACTCCTTAGTGGAAGAGGTCCAGAGGTTGCTGAGTGCTGGGACACTTTCTGGAGCTGAACTCTCACCTGCCCAGTGGTCAGCtctagtgtttgtgctgctgacatcagaacagaagctggatgagtttgacttGAAGAAGTACATCAGATCTGATGAATGTCTCCTAAGGCTACAACCAGTAGTGGAGGAGTCTCAGCATGCTCAGTAAGTATGGTGGCAATGTGTATTCTCAGGATGGGAGGGGTTAATGACACTAGCTGGGCCACTTGTTAATGCACATTTTGAGCAATCAAAGAATACATTCATATGAAATCTTCTAGTGCAATTAGACATTTCAGTCACTAGAGGGGGGTggattaatttaatgttttccCCTTAAGGCTCAATAGCTGTGGGCTCACTGAAAGGAGCGGTACAGCACTGGCATGTATCCTCAGCAAACCATcttcaaaactgaaaaatgtggatCTCAGTGACAACAGTATTGGAGATATTGGGGTCCAAGAACTCTGTAATGGACTAAAGAACCCAAACTGTGCACTGGAGACACTCGGGTAAGACATTTTGATACTTCAGCTTTCCCTATTGATGGGTTATGTGGGATAATTTATACTTTTTTCATTACTCAATGAAATATACTTTAGTGAAAAGTATCCCCATTATTCAGACATACATAGATTTAAAGATTTTTTCTTTCCGTGTTGACATACGAAACTTATATAAAGCATAGTTTGGGACAAATGCtcagatgaaaataaaatgtttagagTATCAGAAAACCACAAGATCACAAACTGTTTCATGGGAAATCTGGAGGAGTCAGACATGTTTATATTTAAGTATGTTTCAAAATAATTTTATTGAGTTTATTAACAATAGGACCTTGACCATAGCACCATGCATTTAGAATTGTGAACTGCATTTTGGGCGGTAATACCACCtcagtgtgcattattttcaacctttcaaatgaTCTGTCATCTAATATACCTCACGTCGTAAACTGCTGATCCCTTCAATTTGGCTACAAAAATGTTCTCACTTTAAATGCACTGtaaatgtcttgttgtgtttgccttgactaaattatgactatattatcactgtagactcttagactgcagtatcacagaggagggctatgctagcctggcttcagccttgaggttaaatcccaatcatctcagagagctggatctcagaggaaatgatccaggggaatcaggagtcaaactgcttttagacctaaaggaggacccgcagtgtaaactgaaaaatctcaggtaaatgtatatcAAGACTAACAATGCTACACCGGTGTGTTGCTGTTCTTTAAAGCATTTCAAAAGCCTCACTTGGACATACAAGGTgtggcaataaaaaaataagtgtGTTATTATGAGTATAGACGAGGTCTATTAGTATAACAAATCTTCTTTGTTGCAATTGACTTAAagcattagtctcattatttaataggCACACCTCTTATTTTATCAATCTGTTGACTTAGGGGCATCACTAATGACCATAGATTAACATTATATCAAAAGTGACAGGATGAGCTCAACTGTTGCAGTGAAAACTGATCCTGTAAGATTTAAAGCTGCTGCACCAGGCCAAGTGGGTAgcagtgcttcctttcccatgagaaaaacacatatgtgactgctcagtttgctttttacatttctgtcaaaggctgccttggcagaagttgtaatgtttttttattttttttatttaagttttatCCATATTTATCCAGTGATGACCTTTTGCGTCAGACAACAGAtatgtttattgtctctatttgtacaggttcctgaaggggagtgctgctgaggaagcctgtgctgctgtggcttcagctgtgggttcaaaccccttactcatgactgagctggatctgagtaagCGTATAccagaagccttgggagtgactcagctgtgtgctttactggaggattcccactgcagactgcagaaactgaggttagtggatgctgtcaCGTTCTGTTCAATCAACATATATTAGctgcatttttctctttttgaggattccaaatgtaaactggcctaattggccagtagcttgttctgtttcctatcctttgtttttctctatggaagtctagttaagtcttttgaacaACTTAAAGGGGCTTTCAATGTGCAATGAATTCAGAGTTTTTCCTAAGTGACAAATTCATCCCCAAACCCCTTCtaaagctgctttaagcttTACATTAGATTTCAATTTCaggtttcattttcaaaactgtcattgttgcttctgaaggggatgggacacatgttgtggagtacagtagtttgtacatgcagatcagagtggggacatgtcaacaaaaatgttctcactTTAAATGCACTGTAAATGTCTTGTTGTATTTGCCTTGACtaaattatgactatattatcactttagactctcagactgcagtatcacagaggagggctatgctagtctggcttcagccttgaggttaaatcccaatcatctcagagagctggatctcagaggaaatgatccaggggaatcaggagtcaaactgcttttagacctaaAGGAGGACACGCAGTGTAAACTGAAcaatctcaggtaaatgtatatcAAGACTAAGAATATTACACAgctgttctgtttttcaaagaGTTTCAAATCCTGCACATGGACATGcaaggtgtggctattaaataatgacaCTGTTATTACGAGTATACGAGTTCTATGAGTGTAATGAGTCTTCTTCATTGCAATTGACTTAAAGCATTAGTCccattatt from Clupea harengus chromosome 18, Ch_v2.0.2, whole genome shotgun sequence includes the following:
- the LOC116224546 gene encoding protein NLRC3-like, producing the protein METPGDTPEGQRHVRRQRPPSPVPTCVSMKSDQSKDHPFNFQNEDVPDASRSQMEECNPDAVSDQFTQSQHGDLKHIFQVLEKKIITLVKNELKRFKRMLSPDYQENFESKEEDESEAREAALKMALHFLRNMKLKDLADKLQQSELSVQTELKRNLKKKYQSVFEGISKQGSSALLEKIYTEVYITEGGSGKVNEEHEVRQIESRSKRPAGQETSIRCSDIFKPLPGQDKPIRSVVTKGVAGIGKTVSVQKFILDWAERTENQDIHVIFPLLFRELNLMREKKLSLMDLLHHFFTEIKQLTFLSQGKYKVLFIFDGLDECRLQLDFQNNESLTDVTEVTSLDVLLTNVIKGNLLPSALLWITSRPAAANQIPPECVDRVTEVQGFNDPQKEEYFRKRISDQNLASRVVSHIKLSRSLHIMCHIPVFCWIAATVLAVILGSSGGGQIPKTLTEMYTYFLIFQTKQRSLKFENVQDLDPQWNQEVILGLGKLAYEQLEKGNLIFYEEDLKESGIDVREAAVCSGICSQIFREESGLYQGKVFCFVHLSVQEYLAALYVFLMMAVNGKDIISRHQAPEKSTHLWKRILNVSPSMEESMIILHKSAVDKALEHEDGRFDLFLRFLLGLSLKCNQTLLHGLIQRGRNKKGNEETISYIKEKIREVPSSERVINLFHCLNELNDHSLVEEVQRLLSAGTLSGAELSPAQWSALVFVLLTSEQKLDEFDLKKYIRSDECLLRLQPVVEESQHAQLNSCGLTERSGTALACILSKPSSKLKNVDLSDNSIGDIGVQELCNGLKNPNCALETLGLSDCSIKFQILHMDMQGVAIK